DNA sequence from the Methanofollis formosanus genome:
TCCAGGAGAACATCCGCTCGCCGCGTTTCGGCGGACCGATCATCGGCGGCATCCACGATCACATTTCAGGGATCTTCCTCCTGACCCACACAAAGCGGTGGTTCGACAAGAGCGAGACCCTCTATATGCTGCGGAACGTCGAGTTCGACCACCTCCCCGAGCCTGAAAAGGTCGAGGATGGGAAGCCCTACTGGACAAACAAGCAGGTCTTCTCGATGATCCTCCCGGATAAGATCAACATGATCTTCAAGGCCTCCTCCTGCGAGCACTGTGAGGTCTGCAAGCGGGAGATGTGCGAACGTGACGCCTATGTCAGGATCAAAGACGGCGAACTCATCACCGGCACCATCGATAAAAAGGCGATCGGCGCTTTCGACGGTGAGATCGTCAACCGGATCATCCGCCAGTACTCCCAGAAGCGGGGCGCGCAGTTCATCAACGACGTGACCCGGCTCTCCATCCGCGGTATCATGCACGACGGGTTCTCGTTCGGTATCGACGACGAAGATCTGTCCAAGACCGAGTACGGGCTCATCTACGAGATGCTCGACAAGGCCGAGGACGACGTCCGTCGGCGGATCCAGATCTACGAGGAAGGGCAACTCGAACCGATGCCGGGCCGTACCGAGGAGGAGACCCTGGAGATGCAGATCATGCAGGTGCTCGGCAAGGCTCGTGACCGCACCGGTGAGATCGCGTCCAGACACCTGGGTCTCTCAAACAGTGCTGTGGTGATGGCGGTCTCCGGTGCTCGTGGTTCGATCCTGAACCTGACCCAGATGGCCGGTTGTGTCGGGCAGCAGTCTGTCCGTGGTGAGCGTATCGTGCGTGGGTACGACCAGCGGACCCTGCCGCACTTCAAGCGCGGCGACCGGGGTGCCGGGGCCCACGGGTTTGTCAGGTCTTCGTACAAGACCGGGCTCAACCCGACCGAGTTCTTCTTCCATGCCATCGGTGGGCGTGAAGGTCTGGTCGATACGGCGGTCAGGACGTCGCAGAGCGGGTACCTGCAGCGGCGGATGATCAACGCTCTCCAGGACCTCAAGGTCGAGTATGACCGGTCGGTGCGGACGACCGGCGGGCGGATCCTCCAGTTCAAGTTCGGCGAGGACGGGACCGACCCGACAAAGAGCAACTATGGTGAACCGGTGGACGTGAAAGGCGTAATCGAGAACGTACTCAAGGAGGAGATCTGATGATGGACGAAGCGATGCGGGCCACCATCGAAGCGGCCGATGTCCCCGACAGTACCAAAAACGACATGATCAAGTACCTCGAAGACAAGGAGTTGACCCCTGAACAGTTCGAGACGATCATGAACGGGATCACCAAAGAATACACACGGACCAGGATCGAGCCCTGCGAGGCCTGCGGGATCATCGCAGCCCAGTCCCTGGGCGAGCCCGGTACGCAGATGACGATGCGTACGTTCCACTACGCGGGTGTGGCCGAGATCAACGTTACCCTCGGTCTCCCGCGTCTCATCGAGATCATGGACGCCCGCAAGGAACCGTCCACCCCGACGATGACCATCTATCTCCAGCCGGAGTATGCCTCGGACCGTGACAGGGCCCGTGAGGTCTCCTGGCAGATCGAGGCGGCGCCGCTCCACGAATTCGGCGACATCGTCACCGACATGGCCAACATGAAGGTGGAGATGCGGCTGAACCCCGCGGTCTGCGACAAGCGCAAGATCTCGGTGGAGGAGATCATGGAGCGGGCTCCGCAGAAGATCAAGGACCGCCGCCACTACCGGGACTTCGAGTCCGACTCGGACGTCGCCGAGGCGAGGATCACCTTCTACCCCAAAAACGAGAGTTACCAGAATCTCTTCCAGCTTGCCGAGCATGTCAGAGGCGTGATCGTGCAGGGGATCGACGACATCGAGCGGGTCGTCGTTCGGAAAGAGAAGGGAGAGTATATACTTTATACTGAAGGCTCCAACCTAAAAGACGTGTTCGAGGTCGTGGGTGTCGACACCACCCGTACCCGCACAAACAATATCAACGAGATCTCCCAGATTCTCGGGATCGAAGCGGCACGAAACGCGATCATCGACGAGATGAAGAACACCCTGGGCGAACAGGGTATCTCGGTCGATGTGCGCCACATCATGCTCATTGCAGATATGATGTGCATGGACGGCGAGGTCAAGCAGATCGGGAGGCACGGGATCGCAGGCGAGAAGGAGAGCGTCCTTTCGCGTGCAGCCTTCGAGGTGACGGTCAACCACCTCCTCGATGCGGCGGTCGCCCATGAGACCGATATCCTCAACGGCGTGACCGAGAACGTCATCGTCGGCCAGCCGATCCAGCTCGGGACCGGGGACGTCAAGTTGATTGCAAAACCCTTACACCAGGAGAATTAAAAATGGACTTTAACGAGTCTTTAAGAAGAGCTATAAAAACCGGAGAGGTCTTCCTTGGGCAGAACTCGACCGAAGAGTGTGTCAAGGCAGGGAAGGCCAAACTCGTAGTCGTCGCAAAGAACTGCCCTGCAGCGTTCAAAGAGGCCATGCTGGGCCGCGAGGACGTCGAGACATATGTCTACAATGATTCAGGTGTCCAGCTCGGGAAAGCATGCGGAAAGCCGTTTGTTGTCAGCGCACTCGCCATTGTAGACGCGGGTGAGTCCGACATCCTCAGCATCAAGAGGGCCTAAATGGCGGAAATTAAAATTACCGAAGACTGCATGCGGTTGATCTCCCAGTTCGAGAACATGACCGGCGCCGGGAGCCGCGACTGTATCGTCGACGAGCGGAACGACCGGATCATATTTGTCATCAATCCTGGCGATATGGGGCTTGCAATCGGGAAGCGGGGTTCGACGATCAAGAAGGCGTCCGAGGTCTTCGGCAAGAGGATCGAGGTCGTCGAGTACTCGGACGAGCCCGAACAGTTCATCAAGAACTGTTTCCTGCCCGCCCAGGTCACTTCTGTCGCTTTCGAAGAGGATGAAGAGGTCGGGACGGTTGCGTATGTGGACGTAAAGGCCGAAGAACGCGGTCTTGCCATCGGGAAGGAGGGCAAGAACATTTTCAAGGCAAAGAAGCTCGCAGCACGGCAGCACAGCATCGGAGATGTGCAGCTCGTGCAGGACGACGAGGGCTTCTAAGCTTCTTTTTTTCTGACGACCGGATCGTCTATATAGCGGAGCGGCACCTGTGCCGTCATGGTACTGAAGGCGCTCTTTCTCAACTGCACCCTGAAATACTCCCCTGAGGTCTCGAACACCGAGGCGTTGATCCGCAAGGCCGCGGCGATCTTCCATGACCTGGAGGTGGAGAGCGAGGTGGTGCGGGTCACCGACTATGCCGTCAGGTTCGGGACGTCGTCGGACGAGGGGGATGGTGACGAGTGGGCGCGGATCCTCCAAAAGATCAAAGACTGTGATATCCTGGTGATCGGGTCGCCGATCTGGTTCGGGGTCAGGTCATCGGTGGCTCAGCTGGTCATCGAGCGTCTGGACGGAACCTATGCCGAGGGCGACCCCGGGAGCGGGCAGTACCCCCTGTACGGGAAGGTGGCCGGGGTGATCGTCACCGGCAACGAGGACGGGGCCCACACGGTGGCGGCCCACACGCTCTTCAACCTCACCCATCTGGGTTGCACCGTCCCGCCGAATGCCGACTGCTACTGGGTGGGAGACGCGGGGCCAGGGCCGAGTTATATCGAGGCCGGGGGCGACCGCCACCTGTACACCAACCGGACGGTCCGCTACATGGTCCACAACCTCGCGTTCATGGCCGGACTCCTGAAGGAGCACCCGATCCCGACGAACCTGAAGGCGCTCGACGAGGAGGCGAGGGCGGTCAGCCGGTGAGGTCTTCCCTGGAATGCCGGACGGAAGGGGGGTGTCGGTCTTCGATGAGATGTGGGAAGGCACTTTGATGAGAACGGCCGCCCCCAATCGTAGAATATTTCCTGCCATCTCGCGCTGGGGGAAAATCTCCGGACCCCCCACGACGAAGATAGCCGAGTGGTGGCATGATGCTCGACTTCGATTCGCTCCTCGTTCGTAAGGATGAGGCGTGCTTTCCCCTCATGAAAAATTCTACCGGTCCAGAGAGTCATTTTTTTCTTCGCGCCCGGTTTGCACCCGGTTTGCATCAGGCGATATCTCGCCGAAAGCCTTCGTTCGATGATCGGAGCATGCATGCGCCTTACTCCCGGTCGTTTGCACTCGCGCCCGGATCACGGCCGGAGAGACCTGCCTCATGATCGCCGGTGCCGGGTGTTCTCCGGATCGTGTGCAAATTATCGGGGGTAGCTGTACACACTTCTCTCTATGTACTCTGTACACAGATCCAGGTGAGGATAGGGTTTTTTTCATCGACCACCACGTTTGCACCCGCGGGTGCAAACCGGGCGCGAGGATAGAAAGGTCGGGTCCGTCGTCGTTGGTCGGGGCGTCTGTCTTCGTTGTCTCCTCGCGGTGGACCTGGTGATCGAACGAGACATAATGTTCCCTGGGTTTTGTAGAATCGGGCATGAACGTCGGGTTCAAGCATACGTGATGAAAATTTCTCGTCACTTGCTCTCTCTCTTTTCAAGAAAGGAGAATCGGGGGGATCGTGTTCCATCGCCGGCCCCACGATGATCTGATGGGCCGCCCCCCATCGTAGAATCTTCCCCGCCATCTCACGCCGGGGGGAAACCCCCCGGACCCCCCACGACGAAGATAGCCGAGGGGCGGCAGGTCAAGAGATCTCTGCCCTTTCCCCTGTCACGAGGAGAAGGATCAAGGATCATCTCACACCATGGAGACCTGCACTATGAAATTTTCATCCCGTATGCTTGAGCCGGGGGTTCATGCCGAATTCTACATCGAAGTCCTGGGACAGGAGATCAAAATAGATATGGGGGCGAATGTCGAATTCGTCGGAGGTCTTGCTCTCTGGGAGTGGAGATACATGAATAACCTCCTCTTTTGAGGGAAAACTTCCGGTAGACGAAGGACTCTCAGAGGCAGAGATTGCAGAGCGGCCCACTCTTCCCGACCCGGTGGTCACGGCGTTCCTGTGTGGAGAGTGGTGTGACTGAGGCATGTTCCTGGTTCATGCCTGATTCTGCAAATTCGATCGTTTTATCTCGCCCGGCGAAGAGGGACATTCATGGAGATCGCATTCAGGGGCCCGGTCCTCTTTGTCAGGGACATTGAGCGTGCAAAGGAATTCTATATCAACGTCCTGGAACAGGAGGTGAGCCTGGACCTGGGGGTGAATGTCGGGTTTGTCGGGGGACTTGCCCTCTGGGAGCGAGGGTACGTGAACGACCTCCTCTTTGAGGGGAAGATGGCGGCAGACGAGGGGGCTCCACGAATGGAGGTGTACTTCGAGACGAGAGAGATCAGGGAGGTGGCACGCCGCGCCGGGGCGGCCGGGGTCAGGTTCCTCCACCCTCTCACCGAACAGCCCTGGGCCCAGTTGGCGGTGCGGTTCTACGACCCTGACGGCCACCTGATCGAGGTGGCCGAACCGATGGACGCGGTGGTCCTCCGCCTCGCCAACGAGGGGCTCTCCGAGGCGGAGATCGCAGAGCGGACCTTCCTCCCCGGACCGGTGGTCGCGGCGTTCCTCCGCGGAGAGTGCTGTGACTGAGGTGAGGTTCAGGGAGGTGCAACACCTCTCCCATCCCCTGATCTGGCTGATCGTCATCGGGATCACTGCGCTGGCCTGGTGGTCGGCGGTGCAGCAACTCTTCCTTGGCGTGCCCTTCGGGACCAATCCTGCTCCCGACGAAGTGGTCGTCCTCATCTTCGTCATCTTCGGCCTGCTCTTCCCTCTCTTCGCTCTCGTCATGACCCTCACGGTCGAGATGCGGGAGGATGGGATCTATTACCGACTCTTCCCGCTTCACCTCACCTTCAGGGTGATCCCCTGGGTGGAGATCAGGGACATGGAGGCCTGCACCTACCGCCCCCTGGCCGAGTTCGGAGGGTGGGGGATCAGGTGGGGCGGCCGGAACCGGAGGGCCTACACCACCGGGGGCAACCGCGGGGTGCGAGTACATCTGAGAGACGGGCGTATGATCCTCCTCGGGAGCCGGGAGCCGGAGGTGCTCGTTGCCGCGGGGCGGACAGTCAGGGGTGCTCCCGCATGTCCATGTACCTCACAAGCCTGACCGACTTATACATGAAGTAACCGACGACGGCAAAGGTGACGACCGGCGAGACGTACGAAGGGATATGCAGCCCGAAGGCGTCGAGGAGCATCACCAGGCCCAGACAGAGTATGGAGTACATCGCTCCGTTCTTGAGGAAGACATAGCGCCTGATCCTTTCGATGTTCCCGACGGTCACCTGCCGCACCACCACGGCCCCGATCCCGTTGCCGAGAATGATCAGGGGAACCGAGAAGGTGAAGGCAAAGGCGCCGAGGACGCCGTCGATGGAGAAGGTAGCGTCGATCACCTCGAGGTAGAAGATCTTCGAGATGTCAGAGAGTTGTGCCTCTTTCAGTTGCTGTTCTTTGAGTTCGGCGTTGTTCCGGAACCCCTGCACGATAAAAAATGCCGTCGAGCCCATGACCGCGCCGAAGGCCATGAGTGGTTGGCGGTTGATCGCAAACCAGACGATGACGGCAAGGGCCACCGAGACAGCGGCATAGAACCAGACGCCCTTCTCGGCAAAGTAGCGTTCGCCCCGCAGCCCGAACTCCTTGGGTTCGAGAAAGATCCAGTGGAGAAAGAGAAAGACCAGGAATGTCCCGCCGAAGGCAAGAAGGATGGGTGCCGACTCCTCGATCGCCCCGGCCACCGCCGGGTCGTCGGAGAAGGTGGCGGTGAGCGCCCCGACCGGGCCGAGGGCCGGGGTCGTCGCCCAGACGATGAGCCAGGGCAGGACGCCCCGCACCACAAATACCGCAAGAAGCAGACCCCAGAGAAGGAACCAGCGCCTGGCCCGCTCCCCCATCGTCCCGAGTACCTCGGCGTTGATGATGGCGTTGTCGATGGAGGAGATGGTCTCGAAAAGACAGAGGCCCGCCACCGTGAGGACGATCCCGAGGAGGTCGAGCATGGGCGATCACGGGGAGATGGATCTCTGAGACGATAAAGGGGGACGACGGGAGATGGTACGCCGGGTCATCGGATCGTCAGAACCCGGCATATCCCCCGCACCCCGGCCATGAAGGGCGTCTCCTCTCCGAGGAGGGAGGTGACGGCCGGGCCGGCCCGGCACACCGCCTCGTCGTACGGCAGGTACGTGATCGTGGTAAAGAGATGGCAGGGGCCGACGGCACGCCCCACCTCCTCCAGGTCGGTCTCACCGCAGACCCGGTTCACGACCAGGTGAATGTCTCCGATCCCGAGGGCGCGGGCGAAGACGGCCGCCCGGAGAGCGACGGAGAGAGCGCTCTGCGAAGGATCCGCCATCACAAGCGCCCTGGAAAACCCCTCCGCCACCGCCCGCCCGAGGTGCTCCACCCCGGCAAGGGTGTCGAGGAGGACCACCCCCTGTGTCCGGCGGACGAACTCACCGATCATTCCTCCGGGACAGGTGCTCCCCGCCTCAAACAGGGTGAGACGCTCGCCGAGCCGTACTGCAGAGTGCTCCGGGGTATCCGGGAGGCCGGGTCGGAGGTGCAGGAGCGTACCGGTCCCGCCCGCATCCTCCTCCACTGCACCTCCATGCAGGAGCGGCGGCACGATCCCGGCCCCGGGAGGATGCCCCAGGGACGCGGCAAGACGCCGCTCCGGATCGGCGTCCACGGCGAGCACCTCCAGGCCCTGCATGACAAAGAGATGGGCAAGGAGGGCGACAAGGGCGGTCCTGCCCGTGCCCACCCTGCCGGTGACGAGGAGCCTGAGCCCCTTCTCCTCTTCCCTGACCACGTTCCTCATGACATCGAACGCCCGCTGGATCCCGTCCTTCTCGATCATGGTCCCGGCCCCGGATTCCGCTCATTCGTCTTCCCGGATCCGTCTCGACAAACATGGACGCTCCCCTCTTCAGACCGGGCAGACGCTGCCTTCATCAGGGAGAGACACAACCCTTCATCTTGTGAAACCGGGATCAGCCGGCAACAAAAATCTCCATTTTTATCCCCATCGTCCATTCCCCCTCTGTAACTCCGGGTATTCCATACCGCTCCTCGGCAATAACTCTTGGGGCCGGGATCGGGTCTCGGGAGAGGATTAAAAAAATGCTTCAGGGCTATAAAAAGGCCCTGATGACGCGAGCGAGCCTTTCCATCCCTTCTTTGATGCTCGCCTCGTCGGCATTGGAGAAGTTCAGGCGGATAGTATTCTCCCCGCCGCCGTTTGCGTAGAAGGGGACACCCGGCAGGACGGCGACACCCTCCTTCACCCCGGCATAGAAGACGTCCATCGAGGAGACGCCCTCGGGCAGCGTGACCAGCATGAACATCCCCCCCTGCGGGGTGGTGTGGGTGACGCCGGCGGGGAAGCGGTCGTCGAGAAGGTCGCACATCAGCCGGCAACGTTCGCCATAGATCGCAGAGACCCTCCTGACATGGGCGTCGAGGTCGGTCCGGGTGAGGTAGCGGTGGAGGATCATCTGGCAGAAGAAGTTCGAGTGGAGGTCGGCCGCCTGTTTGGCGACATTGAACTGCTTCAGGATGGGGGCAGGGGCGTAGATCCATCCGATCCGCATCCCCGGCGCGACGATCTTGGAGAATGAGCCTGAGATGAGCGCACCGTCGGGGAGATACTTCTTCACCGGAAGACGGGGTTGGCCGTCGAAGAAGAGTTCTCCGAAGGCGTCGTCCTCGTAGAAGACCGTCCCCGAATCTTCGAGGATCCCGGCGACGGCACGGCGCTTCTCCTGCGAGTACGTGAGGCCCGAGGGGTTCTGGGAGTTGGGGATCCCGTAGAAGAACTTGGGAGCCTTCTCCGTGACCATCGCCTCGAAGGCATCCAGATCAGGCCCGTCCTCTTCGAGAGGCACGGCATGGAACTCGGGCCCGTACATCGAG
Encoded proteins:
- the rpoA2 gene encoding DNA-directed RNA polymerase subunit A'' produces the protein MRATIEAADVPDSTKNDMIKYLEDKELTPEQFETIMNGITKEYTRTRIEPCEACGIIAAQSLGEPGTQMTMRTFHYAGVAEINVTLGLPRLIEIMDARKEPSTPTMTIYLQPEYASDRDRAREVSWQIEAAPLHEFGDIVTDMANMKVEMRLNPAVCDKRKISVEEIMERAPQKIKDRRHYRDFESDSDVAEARITFYPKNESYQNLFQLAEHVRGVIVQGIDDIERVVVRKEKGEYILYTEGSNLKDVFEVVGVDTTRTRTNNINEISQILGIEAARNAIIDEMKNTLGEQGISVDVRHIMLIADMMCMDGEVKQIGRHGIAGEKESVLSRAAFEVTVNHLLDAAVAHETDILNGVTENVIVGQPIQLGTGDVKLIAKPLHQEN
- a CDS encoding NusA-like transcription termination signal-binding factor — protein: MAEIKITEDCMRLISQFENMTGAGSRDCIVDERNDRIIFVINPGDMGLAIGKRGSTIKKASEVFGKRIEVVEYSDEPEQFIKNCFLPAQVTSVAFEEDEEVGTVAYVDVKAEERGLAIGKEGKNIFKAKKLAARQHSIGDVQLVQDDEGF
- a CDS encoding PLP-dependent aminotransferase family protein translates to MSYRFADRMYKAPESFIEELFRVSGEPGVISFAGGLPDGSLIDVDGIARVTREVLDEEGQCALQYSTTDGYLPLREFIAERYRQRLGLPATASEIQIVNGSQQCLDLVAKIFLDPGDVVGVERPGYLGAIEAFSMYGPEFHAVPLEEDGPDLDAFEAMVTEKAPKFFYGIPNSQNPSGLTYSQEKRRAVAGILEDSGTVFYEDDAFGELFFDGQPRLPVKKYLPDGALISGSFSKIVAPGMRIGWIYAPAPILKQFNVAKQAADLHSNFFCQMILHRYLTRTDLDAHVRRVSAIYGERCRLMCDLLDDRFPAGVTHTTPQGGMFMLVTLPEGVSSMDVFYAGVKEGVAVLPGVPFYANGGGENTIRLNFSNADEASIKEGMERLARVIRAFL
- a CDS encoding carbon monoxide dehydrogenase, with product MIEKDGIQRAFDVMRNVVREEEKGLRLLVTGRVGTGRTALVALLAHLFVMQGLEVLAVDADPERRLAASLGHPPGAGIVPPLLHGGAVEEDAGGTGTLLHLRPGLPDTPEHSAVRLGERLTLFEAGSTCPGGMIGEFVRRTQGVVLLDTLAGVEHLGRAVAEGFSRALVMADPSQSALSVALRAAVFARALGIGDIHLVVNRVCGETDLEEVGRAVGPCHLFTTITYLPYDEAVCRAGPAVTSLLGEETPFMAGVRGICRVLTIR
- a CDS encoding DUF475 domain-containing protein encodes the protein MLDLLGIVLTVAGLCLFETISSIDNAIINAEVLGTMGERARRWFLLWGLLLAVFVVRGVLPWLIVWATTPALGPVGALTATFSDDPAVAGAIEESAPILLAFGGTFLVFLFLHWIFLEPKEFGLRGERYFAEKGVWFYAAVSVALAVIVWFAINRQPLMAFGAVMGSTAFFIVQGFRNNAELKEQQLKEAQLSDISKIFYLEVIDATFSIDGVLGAFAFTFSVPLIILGNGIGAVVVRQVTVGNIERIRRYVFLKNGAMYSILCLGLVMLLDAFGLHIPSYVSPVVTFAVVGYFMYKSVRLVRYMDMREHP
- a CDS encoding flavodoxin family protein, translated to MVLKALFLNCTLKYSPEVSNTEALIRKAAAIFHDLEVESEVVRVTDYAVRFGTSSDEGDGDEWARILQKIKDCDILVIGSPIWFGVRSSVAQLVIERLDGTYAEGDPGSGQYPLYGKVAGVIVTGNEDGAHTVAAHTLFNLTHLGCTVPPNADCYWVGDAGPGPSYIEAGGDRHLYTNRTVRYMVHNLAFMAGLLKEHPIPTNLKALDEEARAVSR
- a CDS encoding VOC family protein, whose product is MEIAFRGPVLFVRDIERAKEFYINVLEQEVSLDLGVNVGFVGGLALWERGYVNDLLFEGKMAADEGAPRMEVYFETREIREVARRAGAAGVRFLHPLTEQPWAQLAVRFYDPDGHLIEVAEPMDAVVLRLANEGLSEAEIAERTFLPGPVVAAFLRGECCD
- a CDS encoding 50S ribosomal protein L30e produces the protein MDFNESLRRAIKTGEVFLGQNSTEECVKAGKAKLVVVAKNCPAAFKEAMLGREDVETYVYNDSGVQLGKACGKPFVVSALAIVDAGESDILSIKRA
- a CDS encoding DUF6141 family protein — protein: MTEVRFREVQHLSHPLIWLIVIGITALAWWSAVQQLFLGVPFGTNPAPDEVVVLIFVIFGLLFPLFALVMTLTVEMREDGIYYRLFPLHLTFRVIPWVEIRDMEACTYRPLAEFGGWGIRWGGRNRRAYTTGGNRGVRVHLRDGRMILLGSREPEVLVAAGRTVRGAPACPCTSQA